A region of the Clupea harengus chromosome 7, Ch_v2.0.2, whole genome shotgun sequence genome:
CATTACGGTGCTAAACTTATGCTACAGTGATACAAACGGTGTCTCTAATCACTTCGCACCACAATAATTAGGTGTTTATAATACTCAGTTTCATTTTCCAAATCAAGTCATCACTTactataaaacaaagaaaatgtggttcaaagatcacacacacacacacactcacagacagagctgcctcacacacacaccatggacacatgggcctcacacacacgccacttcATGTGACAAGGAGAATGAAGTCCAATGACTGTAAATGAAACATAGTGAGGATTaaatgtgtgattgtctgtATTCTAATGATTAGTATTTGTGGTGGTATAACTGTTGACTAAGTGGTAGTGTAGTGTCTCTATCATGTCCAATCCTTTCTTCAGAGTGTGAaatgacacatatacacaagcacgcacgcacagatgcacacacacacacgcacactgtaacAATGTGATTGTGTGAAGGTGATTGAATCATACAGATGTGAAGGATGTAAAggagttttgtatttgtaaataaatcttTGACTTCACCTCAATGGACCTGcagtcatttacacacatttcctcctgtgccttcccctccacccctccaccaccccggcctaccccacccccctctgtacatgacacacacatttgtcctgTTTGTTAACTGACGTGGTCTACATAACTTCCGTCTAAATCCTGTTCCTTGTGTCTTATCTCAAGTgtcatttgaaaatgatatgGAGATGCCAACcagtctgcctgtgtttgttttttaatttgttttgattgtttgttttttaatactaCACATGGATCATGATAAACAACCTCACATTTCAGCTTTTGTTGTGTTGATCCTCAACCaggatttgaatttgaatttggtcacacatacacacacacacacacacacacacacacacgagcgtaCACCTTTAGATGAGAGTGTCCACGTTTCCACAGGCCTGACCTgcgttgtgtgtctgtaaacgTTTCGTGCTCAAACTGTGGCTAGCCCACCAAggagatgccacacacacacacacacccacaccctcacacacacacacggttcagtAAAGGGGTTGATGAAAACCTAAACACTTGCTTGTGTCTCACTGTAGTAGGCGTACTTAACCCTGTGTCACACCGCTCTTTTaacatagtgttttttttttttggttgattGTTTtatcgagagacagagagagtgcggttacgtgtgtgtttgtgtgtgtgtgtgtgagagagaaagagagtgtgactgagtgacttttttgtcacaaaaaatTGTGTTATTGGTTTTGATTACAGTTATTGGTTTTGATTACACAGGGAAACAAAAAGATGTTAAAGGCTCTACTGTACATGTTGGTGTGCTTGTGTTAACAAACATAATCTAAAGGTTAGTTACACTCCCTCCATGCAGTTCCGCCCTGCTTTCATGTTAAGTGCTCTCTTATCGTGTCAAACCCTTTTGCACTGGAAAGAATCATCTGGTTTGGCTTGATAGGGCAAGTTCTTCAGGGCCTTTAGGCATTAGAGAACTGGGAGATTACAACACCCTCCGATCCAGGAAAGGAGATTTCTTTGCCGTCTCTGAGGTGAGTTCCCTCATCAGGTATGCAAAGAGCTTTGGGAGTCGAGAGAAGCACTGTGTAACCATAAAGTCATGATTAACGCTGAAATGAAATCTACTCATACTGTGATAGGATGAAATTACACGCATGTTTTTGTTACGCTGccactctttttttctgatgTCGGAACTTGCCGTCTCTGTTCTGACGTGGAAGGGTAGGAGcttgagggagagacaagaaaTATATTATTTGCACAGATCCAGTGGGCAACGGATCATGGCCGGACCTAGGGGATTGtataaagaagaggagaaaatccTATGTGAGCCGGTTCAATGGCACTTCTCATCAACCAAAAATAATTTTCATTAATAATATAACACTTGATGAGAAATTACGATACCTAACCAAACTGAATACTTTCAGGATGAATTAATGTCCATATATtgtgtatcctgtgtgtgtaaaaatgccATCATTTCACCCCTCTATCCAGCTAGCTAATATTGCTATAGCAGACTAACGTTAGCTTTAGACTGCCTTAGGAGACCATTTCATGAGGTAACACTAGCCTAGTTTACTACTGGAGTGTTTCTGGTATGGTGCCTGGTTAGCTGTATCAATATCTTCCCTGCTTAATTTcgtgatgtacagtatatatttaattttatcattttattatgtAGTCTTCAACGTTGTGCTATAGTGCCAAGCATAGGCAGGTTAGGAATTCCATAAACAGTTACTGTCCTTTTGGCAAACCAATAGATCTCTTATGGAGACAAAAACTACAGAGTAGTTTTATGAGgttatgacatttaaaaaaacggTCTTGACGGAGAGATAACCACACCTGTATCTACGCGTCTTGACGGAGAGATAACCAcacctgtctttcccactaCCTTCTCAGGTTATCCACTATGTAGTTTTTTGCTCCACATCACAAACCCCACAGAATTTTCAAAAACAGCATTTACAGCATAACATCACCAAATAATTCCATCAGTTCTCAAGCTAACTGGCCTCAATAAGTGCTGCTGCCAGCTGTGTTACTTTTGGTGTTTGCAAAGGCAAATTTCCTAACCATGAACTAGTCGGCTTGTTACATTTAGACAAGACTCATGAGCGtgtctgtaaatgtgataatttgcctgtatgtgagtgtgtttctgtctgtgtgtgagtgtgtttctgtctgtatgtgagtgtgtttctgtctgtatgtgtgagtgtgtttctgtctgtatgtgtgagtgtgtttctgtctgtgtgtgagtgtgtttctgtctgtatgtgagtgtgtttctgtgtgtgtgtgagtgtgtttctgtctgtgtgtgagtgtgtttctgtctgtgtgtgagtgtgtttctgtctgtatgtgagtgtgtttctgtctgtgtgtgagtgtgtttctgtctgtgtgtgagtgtgtttctgcctgtgtgtggagtgtgtttctgtctgtatgtgagtgtgtttctgtctgtgtgtgagtgtgtttctgtctgtgtgtgagtgtgtttctgtctgtgtgtgagtgtgtttctgtctgtgtgtgagtgtgtttctgtctgtgtgtgagtgtgtttctgtctgtgtgtgagtgtgtttctgtctgtgtgtgtacatgaaagtGTTCTTGAGTCATTTTGTGTCTCACTATGTCATCTTTGGCTGTGCAGATTGTACATGCTGTATCCCAGCGGACTGAACAAACATGAtgcagaggaagctggcgcTGCTGGTTGGCATCGGTGCCTTAGCCATCCTTCTGATGCTGAAGTGGGAGCATGTGATAACCCTGATTAACGGAGAAAAAGCCTCAGTACAGTTTGCACTGCAGCCACGGCAACGGACGCCCACGGACACCATCACCCCCATCCCATTCTCCAGGCACCTCATGGTATCTGCCTTTAAGGACCACAGACTGGGCGGGGCCATCAGGGTGATCAGCATCATCTGCAGGCAGGAGCTGCAGCCGCTCTACTGTGTCCTATGTGCTAACGCTAAGGCTGATGCTAACGTTGATGCTAAGGCTGATGGGGCTCCGGGTCAGTGCACATCTTTCCAGGCAAAAGTTCACCAGCACAGCGATGACTTCGGCTTTCCTTTTGTGACTTCAGACGTGTTGTGCCTGAGTCCAGCGTTGCAGCAAGCCACACGTGTCAGCATAACAGCTAACCCATACGCCTTTcacaatttgacatttttatcgATCCAAAACCAGGAGGTCAAGGAATCGTTTAAGTACAACTTTACTGTATGCATATCTAACCTTTTTGGGGTGTACAATAATGCCCTCCAATTTGCACAAACCATGGAGGTGTACAAGCTTATAGGGGTTCAGAGGGTTGTCATCTACAACACCAGCTGTGGACCAGACGTTGAGAAAATTCTCAAGTACTACAGTAAAGAGGGTATGCTGGAGGTTGTGCCTTGGCCAATAGACAAGTTCCTTAAGCCATCTACTGGCTGGAGTTATGACTTACACCATGGGGACATTCATTATTATGGACAGCTGACCactctgaatgaatgcatatacagatacatgtaccaGTCAAAGTACCTTCTGATGAATGACATTGATGAGATCATTATGCCTTACAAGCATGCCAACCTGGAGAACTTAATGGGCATTTTACAGCAGCAGCGTCCCAACGCAGGGGTCTTCAAGATCGAGAACCACATTTTCCCCAAAACGCAGTTCGATGACAGCGGCCGATTTCGTCTGCCTCGGTGGAGGAGTGTGCCTGGTGTGAACATCCTGGAGCATGTCTACCGAGAGCCGGACAGGAAGCACGTGT
Encoded here:
- the LOC116221036 gene encoding uncharacterized protein LOC116221036 encodes the protein MMQRKLALLVGIGALAILLMLKWEHVITLINGEKASVQFALQPRQRTPTDTITPIPFSRHLMVSAFKDHRLGGAIRVISIICRQELQPLYCVLCANAKADANVDAKADGAPGQCTSFQAKVHQHSDDFGFPFVTSDVLCLSPALQQATRVSITANPYAFHNLTFLSIQNQEVKESFKYNFTVCISNLFGVYNNALQFAQTMEVYKLIGVQRVVIYNTSCGPDVEKILKYYSKEGMLEVVPWPIDKFLKPSTGWSYDLHHGDIHYYGQLTTLNECIYRYMYQSKYLLMNDIDEIIMPYKHANLENLMGILQQQRPNAGVFKIENHIFPKTQFDDSGRFRLPRWRSVPGVNILEHVYREPDRKHVFNPTKVLINPRSVEQTSVHTTLKQFGLVFNVPFDVCRIIHVRVPLQGQLSKDQLFVDKKFEKLLIPSIDRALNESGVL